One part of the Phaenicophaeus curvirostris isolate KB17595 chromosome 2, BPBGC_Pcur_1.0, whole genome shotgun sequence genome encodes these proteins:
- the TMEM151B gene encoding transmembrane protein 151B yields MSPPASAAAASDGGSSTPVPPEEEAEGAREEQRPVKQSLSKSLCRESHWKCLLLSLLMYGCMGAMTWCHVTKVTRLTFDSAYKGKSMMYHDSPCSNGYVYIPLAFLVMLYVVYLVECWHCYTRNELQYKVDVESVHERVQRMQQATPCIWWKAISYHYVRRTRQVTRYRNGDAYTTTQVYHERVNTHVAEAEFDYSNCGVKDISKDLIDLESYPATRLRFTKCFSFANVESENSYLTQRARFFTENEGLDDYMEAREGMHLKNVDFKEYMVAFSDPDNLPWYVSHYVFWVAALLTLSWPLRVLNEYRTSYVHYHVEKLFGFDYVAVTPAEERSFCRRMPRVNTVDSTELEWHIRSNQQLVPSYSEAVLMDLVGLSGCTSYSACRYGGYRQNCERCHRTISSSSIFSRSALSICNGSPRIPFSSSRFSLGRLYGSRRSCLWQSRSGSLNEQSCPTEQTRLSSQVTVEEEDPPPYQDALYFPILIVHRNEGCLNHDHRHLHRNGSCVETSL; encoded by the exons ATGTCCCCCCCGGCCTCGGCGGCCGCCGCCAGCGACGGAGGCAGCAGCACGCCGGTGCCTCcggaggaggaggcggagggggCCCGCGAGGAG CAGCGGCCGGTGAAGCAGTCTCTCAGCAAGTCCCTGTGCCGAGAGTCACACTGGAAATGCCTGCTGCTGTCCCTCCTCATGTATGGCTGCATGGGAGCCATGACCTGGTGCCATGTCACCAAGGTGACTCGGCTGACCTTTGACAGTGCTTACAAGGGCAAGTCAATGATGTACCATGACAGCCCCTGTTCCAACGGCTACGTCTACATCCCCTTGGCCTTCCTGGTCATGCTCTATGTGGTGTACCTAGTGGAGTGCTGGCACTGCTACACCCGCAATGAGCTGCAGTACAAAGTGGATGTGGAAAGCGTTCATGAGCGTGTGCAGCGGATGCAGCAGGCGACCCCCTGCATCTGGTGGAAGGCCATCAGCTACCACTACGTCCGTAGGACCCGGCAGGTTACCCGCTACCGCAATGGGGATGCCTACACCACCACACAAGTGTATCACGAGCGGGTCAACACCCATGTGGCAGAAGCAGAGTTTGATTATTCCAATTGTGGAGTTAAGGACATCTCCAAGGATCTCATTGACTTGGAGAGCTACCCAGCCACGCGGCTCCGCTTCACCAAGTGTTTCAGCTTTGCCAATGTGGAGTCGGAGAACTCCTACCTGACTCAGCGGGCCCGCTTCTTCACAGAGAACGAGGGCCTAGATGACTACATGGAGGCCAGAGAGGGGATGCACCTCAAAAACGTGGACTTCAAGGAATACATGGTGGCCTTTTCTGACCCAGACAACCTGCCTTGGTATGTGTCCCACTATGTCTTCTGGGTGGCAGCTCTGCTGACCCTGTCCTGGCCCCTGCGGGTGCTAAACGAGTACCGCACCTCCTATGTCCATTACCATGTGGAGAAACTCTTTGGGTTTGACTACGTGGCGGTGACGCCAGCCGAGGAGCGTTCCTTCTGCCGGAGGATGCCTCGTGTCAACACGGTGGACAGTACTGAGCTGGAGTGGCACATTCGATCCAACCAACAGCTGGTGCCGAGCTACTCGGAAGCAGTCCTGATGGACTTGGTGGGGCTTTCTGGTTGCACTAGCTACTCTGCTTGCCGGTATGGTGGCTACCGGCAGAACTGTGAGCGGTGCCACAGGACTATAAGTAgctcctccatcttctcccgCAGTGCCCTGAGCATCTGCAACGGCAGCCCCAGGATCCCCTTCAGCAGCAGCCGCTTCTCCCTGGGCCGCCTGTATGGCTCACGACGCAGCTGTCTCTGGCAGAGCAGGAGTGGGAGCCTGAATGAGCAGAGCTGTCCCACGGAGCAGACCCGCCTCTCCAGCCAGGTGACTGTGGAGGAGGAAGACCCCCCTCCTTACCAGGACGCCCTCTACTTTCCCATTCTCATCGTGCACCGCAATGAAGGCTGCCTGAACCACGACCACCGTCACCTCCACCGAAATGGGTCCTGTGTGGAGACCTCACTGTGA
- the TCTE1 gene encoding dynein regulatory complex subunit 5 yields MLSRMQQPAASGRSTGIPSLYPSQAGPTADSYYKHCIAEDPEWSLVTVPCLTELCLQHIADNFEKNPILDLLLPEHQRKVLDRLSTGLPLTVTANLISDEEYWKRCCTERWQVCNISNYGDSWKRMFLERHLENILKCFIPNTTDPNQVLDVIPLCKNYVQKLKVDQFLPPVKVDQKEEKDDLSDMGLDEVPMHHYDLGVLITALPHLEELHLSYGVKDCGMNFEWNLFNFTYQDCCNLAVAVKKCHSLKVFKLTHSKVDDDKTRLLVRNLLDHPSLVELNLSHNLIKDKGARAVGKLINHSRLETLNLCNNQIHHLGAQALAQALAKNTTLIFLNLRLNCVEDEGGEVIGRALLTNTTLKSIHLGSNNLSEPTAVLFSEVLAKNTSLTSINFSCNHLGLVGGKHLLDGLADNKALTEFDLRLSEVGQETEFLIQQIVQSNREVAKLGSLQQSPAKRL; encoded by the exons ATGCTGAGCAGGATgcagcagcctgcagccagTGGCAGGAGCACAGGCATTCCTTCACTGTACCCATCCCAGGCCGGCCCCACTGCTGACTCGTACTATAAACACTGCATCGCTGAGGATCCTGAGTGGTCTCTTGTCACTGTCCCCTGCCTCACCGAGCTCTGCCTCCAGCACATCGCCGACAATTTTGAAA AGAATCCTATTTTGGACCTTCTTCTGCCTGAGCACCAAAGGAAGGTGTTGGACAGACTCTCTACTGGCCTTCCACTCACAGTGACTGCCAACCTAATAAGTGATGAGGAATACTGGAAGAGATGCTGCACTGAGCGCTGGCAAGTGTGTAACATCTCCAATTACGGAGACAGCTGGAAACGAATGTTCTTGGAGCGTCACCTGGAAAACATCCTGAAATGTTTCATCCCTAACACCACAGACCCCAACCAGGTCCTAGACGTCATTCCGCTCTGCAAAAACTATGTGCAGAAGCTGAAGGTTGATCAGTTCCTGCCACCAGTGAAGGTGGAtcagaaggaggagaaggatgacCTCTCTGATATGGGGCTTGATGAGGTCCCCATGCATCACTACGACCTGGGAGTTCTCATTACTGCACTCCCTCACCTAGAGGAGCTTCATCTTAGTTATGGCGTGAAGGACTGTGGCATGAACTTCGAGTGGAACCTTTTTAACTTCACCTACCAAGACTGCTGCAACCTGGCTGTTGCTGTGAAGAAGTGCCACAGCTTGAAA GTTTTCAAGTTGACACACAGCAAAGTAGATGATGACAAGACCAGGCTGCTGGTGCGTAACTTGCTGGATCACCCCAGCTTGGTGGAGCTCAACTTATCCCATAATCTCATCAAGGACAAGGGGGCACGAGCTGTTGGCAAGTTGATCAACCACAGCAGATTAGAAACCCTTAATCTGTGTAACAACCAGATCCATCACCTTGGGGCTCAGGCTCTTGCTCAAGCCTTGGCTAAGAACACCACCCTGATCTTCCTGAATCTGCGCCTCAACTGCGTGGAGGATGAAGGCGGAGAGGTGATTGGCCGTGCCCTGCTGACCAACACCACCCTGAAGTCCATCCATCTGGGAAGTAATAACCTATCAGAGCCAACTGCTGTACTTTTCTCCGAGGTCCTGGCTAAGAACACCAGCCTGACAAGTATCAACTTCTCGTGCAACCACCTGGGGCTA GTTGGTGGGAAGCATCTGCTTGATGGGCTGGCAGATAATAAGGCTTTGACTGAGTTCGACCTCCGCCTGTCAGAGGTGGGCCAAGAGACAGAGTTCCTCATTCAACAAATTGTACAGTCCAACCGGGAAGTGGCGAAGCTGGGATCTCTGCAGCAATCCCCTGCCAAACGCCTCTGA